From one Candidatus Poribacteria bacterium genomic stretch:
- a CDS encoding IS1 family transposase, whose product MSIPESIINLINDVELIMADMIRKIKWKDGVYCPHCKSRNIIKWGRYKLFQRYKCKDCKRTFNDKTGTIFHNSKIPLFLWGCILFLFVLVHTSQRKISILFCTSFKSIFINCKKVMIKISSSLPLPKGIEGEIEIDESYITAGLKGRNNSEKIKELGRRPRKRGLKRRGRGRYQADRPPIIALILRGGYRIVFSAKRATKAT is encoded by the coding sequence ATGAGTATACCAGAATCGATAATCAATCTCATCAACGATGTCGAACTTATCATGGCTGACATGATAAGAAAGATCAAATGGAAAGATGGAGTATACTGCCCCCATTGCAAGAGCAGGAACATTATCAAATGGGGAAGATACAAACTGTTTCAAAGATACAAGTGCAAAGATTGCAAAAGGACTTTCAATGACAAGACAGGCACAATCTTCCACAACTCCAAAATTCCACTGTTTCTGTGGGGGTGCATACTCTTCCTCTTCGTTTTGGTTCATACCTCCCAGAGGAAGATCTCCATTCTGTTTTGCACCTCCTTCAAGAGCATCTTCATAAACTGCAAGAAGGTTATGATAAAGATCTCCTCCTCTCTCCCCCTCCCAAAGGGGATAGAAGGGGAGATAGAGATAGACGAAAGCTACATAACAGCAGGGCTCAAAGGGAGGAACAACTCCGAAAAGATAAAGGAGCTGGGTAGGAGGCCGAGAAAGAGAGGGCTTAAAAGGAGAGGAAGAGGGAGATACCAAGCGGACAGGCCTCCCATCATAGCTTTGATACTCAGAGGTGGTTACAGGATAGTTTTCAGCGCCAAAAGAGCTACTAAAGCTACG